CGAAGCGTATCGCCAGGGGCATCGACCCCCTCCCAGAAGGAAGAAGTCGCAAATAACGTACTATCCTTGTCCGAAATGAATTTATTGAGCAATGTATACCTGTCCATATCACGTTGACAGAGCAATTCCATCTTCTCCTGTGCAAAACGTGGGGCCAACCGTTCCTTGACCTTCTGCAACATGGAATAGGAAGTAAAAAGGACAAGAGAACCGCCCCCGGCGGACCGGATACTTGAAAAAATGGTTTCGCACATGTAGGAAACGTACTGTTCCTCATTATCCTTTGTGAGAAGGGGGGCATCGGAAGGAGTCAAAAGCAACAGCCGATTCTTGTAATCAAAGGGAGAGGAAAATGATTCGCTGTGATAGGGACGTATCTCGTCATAGGGCAATCCCACACGGCTTCCCCAGAACGCAAAATTATCGTTCAGATCCAAGGTTGCGGACGTACAGACTACCGTATCGAGTTTCTTGAAGACAGATTCTACCAAAAGCGGAGCTATCGATAGCGGGGTGATCATCACCTGGACATTTTTGGTATTGCGGTAGGACTCGGCATTGAACCAATGGATATCGTCCCCCCAGGAAGTAAAATCACAGAAATGGCTCAGAACTTCACTGAGGGAAGCTATCCTGGTCCCTCTCACCTTCAGCTCAGTTATCTTGCCATCCAGTTCCTCAGGAGCCTTGTTATGTTCCAGAAACGCATTGATCTTAGCTGCAAGCCTACCGCTCGCCTGGGCCACCTTGGTTGCCTGCTCAACAAAACCGCTGAGACGATGTTGCTGCTCGGCCTTTATCAATACAGGCTGGAAATCATTCTTGTTGAAAACCGCAAGCAGGAATTGGTCCAAGGTACCTACTTCCTGCAACAATAAATGGATATCGTCATGGATCCTATCTATCAGATCAGGGTCCTGTGCATATTGCCCAAGCTGTTCGAGCAGGGAGTGTGAAGAATACCGGCCTGACCGCTCGATCCAGCCAATCTGGCGCAACATTTCTTTCGAATCATATTCAGCAGTGAAATAATCAGAGGCATTCTGCTCGATATTATGTGCTTCATCGATGATGAGCCGGTTGTAAGGAGGCAGGACAGCCTCCTCTGTATACTCGATATTGCTTTCATAACGGCTATGGGCATCGGTAAACAACAGATGATGATTGCTCACGATGATTTTCGCTTCTTTAGCCTTCTGCTTCGCCTTAAAGAAAAAACAATCATGGAAATAGGAGCATTTATGGGCCGGACACAAATCCCCGTCACAGCATATCTCAGACCAGATTTCCCCAAGCCTGTTCGGATAATCACTTCTGAGTCCCGTTTCTGTCTCATTCGCCCATTGTGAAAGCTGATACAGCTCACTGTCAGGGTCCTGGGCGAGGAGCGAGGCATCGCTACGCACCTGGACAAACCGCTGGATGCAGAGATAATTCCCCCTTCCTACGGCAAGGGCAACCTTGCAGGAAAGGTTGAGCAACTTGAAAAGCATCGGGATATCTTTTTCAAACAGCTGTTTTTGCAAGTTGATGGTTGAGGTTGCGATTACCGTCCGTTCATCAGTATTCTGCATGGCATTATACAGGGCCGGTACCAGATACGCGAAGGATTTGCCGATACCTGTGCCTGCCTCAATTGCAACAATGGCATTACTATCATAACTCTCCCTCACCAAATCAGCCATAAGAAGCTGACCCTCTCGGTACTCATAGGAAGGGAACCTTTGTTCCAAGGTTCCCCCTTTGTCGAAAATGCCGTAAATATCAGTCTTGGTCAATTTGGTATTCCTGTAGTTTCCGGTGAAGGGTCTTGCGCCCTATACCCAGCATCTCTGCCGCTTTCGTCTTATTTCCCCCGCAGAGGGCCAACGAGGAAACAATCAAACGTTTCTCCGCTTCCTCAAGGGTCATCCCCACTTCAAGGGAAAGCAGTGCCGGATTCTCCGCCTTGCTTACCGCAGGGGGCAGATCATCTGGTTCAATTATGGTACTGCGGGCAAGAACTACTGCGCTTTCTATACAGTTACGCAGCTCCCTGATATTGCCCGGCCAGTCATAGGCTAGCAAAGCCCGTTTTGCAGCAGGGGCAAAGCCTTCAATATGCTTATCGTTCTCTTGGTTGAAATAAGTAAGGAAGGAAGTCATCAACAAGGGGATATCCTCTTTCCTGTCTCTGAGGGGGGGGACATCGAGGTGAACGACATTGAGCCGGTAATACAGGTCTTCCCTGAAATTTCCCTTCTCGATCTCTTTCTGCAAATCCTTATTGGTGGCACAGACTATGCGAACATCGACAGAGACCGATTTCTCCCCGCCTACCCGTTCGAACTGTTTTTCCTGGAGGACCCGCAACAGTTTGACTTGCGTCGAGGCATCGATCTCCCCGATTTCATCCAGAAATATCGTTCCACCGTCAGCAAGCTCGAAGCGTCCTTTTTTCAAGGCCACAGCTCCAGTGAAGGCACCTTTCTCATGACCGAACAGTTCGCTTTCCAACAGCGACGAGGTCAAGGCTGCACAGTGGACTTTGATAAAAGGGCCCTCCGACCGGTTGGAGAGCTCGTGGATGGCATCGGCAACAAGTTCCTTGCCCACCCCGCTTTCCCCGGTTATGAGTACCGAGGCTTTTGTAGGGGCAACCTGTGAAACGATATCCATCAGGTTTACCATTTTCTGGCTCTTTCCGATAATACGGTCATATTTGTTGCGTGCTTTCAGCTGGGCGACTTCTTTTTTCAATTCCTCGTGTTCGGCATACAGGTCATTGTTCGACAAGGATTTTTTCACGACCAAAGTCAAACGGTCGAGATCGACCGGTTTGGTAAAAAAGTCGACAGCGCCCATACGCATCGCCTCGACTGCAGTCTCGATTGTCCCATGACCGGTCAAAATGACCACAGGTAGCCGAGGATAGGCCGAGACAATCTTCTTTAGCAAAGCCTCTCCGCTGAGGTTGGGCATGCGCAAGTCGGTAATCACTAGGTCTATATCATGTTTGTTAAGATAATCCCAGGCAACGGCACCGTCTTCGGCTGCGAAGGTTGCATACCCTTCCAGCTCCATCGCCATGGCAAGGCCACTGCGGATATTCTTTTCATCATCGCAAATCAGGATTGTCCGTTTCATCGGGAACCTCCTCGATTGAACTGGCCACGCAGGTTACCGGCTCATTACCCAAAGCAAGACGCTCGGTCCTCGGGACAGGAAATGTCAGGGTAAAGCAGGTACCTTCACCCAGTTTGCTGGTGACGGTGATATCACCCTTATGTTCTTTCATTATTTTATACACAACGGTCAAACCCAGTCCGGTACCGGTAGCCTTGGTGGTGAAGTAAGGTTCAAATATCTTCAGGAGGGTCTCATCAGACATTCCTGTACCGGTATCGACTATCTTGATGCTGACAAGATTCCCGTCAAGCCTAGCCTGCAGGGTAAGCATCCCGCCGTTTTCCATGGCATTCATGGCATTCTTGATCAAGTTGAGCAAAGCCTGCTTGAGCAGGTTCTCATCGAATTCCAGCCTGGGCAGCGAAGTGGCGATGTCCCTCACCAAGGTAACCTTGTGCTCATTGAGCTCAGGTTCCACAAAATTACAGATTTCCTTGAGAGTCTTCTCCAAAGACCCTAGGCGAAGACGCGTATCCATGGGACGGACAGCGAAAAGGAAATCGACAACAATCGAATTGAGCCTGTTTATCTCTTCGTCCAAAACATCAATATAGCGTTGGGCATCATCGAGGGTAAGGGAAGTCTTACGGACGAATGCCTTTTTTAGCAACTGCAGGTGAATGCCCATAGCCGCCAAAGGATTCTTGATCTCATGGGCAACCCCTGCAGCCATGGTTGTCATGGAAGCAAGGTTCTCCGTCCTTCTCAACCGAGCCTCACTCGCGTTACGCTCTGTAACATCGGTAAACCTGATAACATAACTGGAGAGGTCCTTCAGTTCCTTGCTACGGTACATGGAAACGGTAATGGCAATGGTCTGGATCTTTCCCCCCCGCTGGAAGGTGAATTCATTATCCAGATCCTCGGCCCTGTTATGGACTGCAAGGATAATATATTTGGCAACCTGCCTGTCTTCGAGGACTTTGCACAGGGGCAATCCCTCGTAGTTCTTTTTCCTTGCCATGGGAACCATGGAAGGGCAGTTTGAGTTCGCGTAGTTTATTATCAGGTTGCTGTCCGTCAAAATAACCCCGTCCTGGATTGATTCCAGTACATTTTCCAGCATTTCGACGTCATTTGCCTGGCTCTTGAGGAGATTGACAATCTGGCGGGTATCCAGCTGGTCAATCTTCAATATTGCACGGTGAACGAAATTATTCATTGCTTCTCCATCATGGAATAATACAGGGCCTCGAACATCAGTTTCTTATTCTGGTTGAACCGCTGGGCATTGCTCAGCGAGGCTGATACGAGCGCCTCCAGAAGATGGGCCCTGTCATAGGAAACAGTACCCTCTATGAACTGCTGTTCCACAGAGGAAAGTATTCCCTTGAGAAGATACTCATAACTATCGTTTTCATCAACCTTCGCCAGCAATGCACTGAAAGCCTCTGTACCAAGGTAGGTATTGCTCGCCAGTGAATCGGTGACAAGCGAAACCTGTTTTTTTGCCTCGGCCAGGTCGAGACCGCCGCCTTGCAGGAAAAACTGTTCCAGATCGTCATATTCCTGGTCACCCAGGAAAAAGGGTGCAAGCAGGGCCTGTACTGCCTTCTTTCTGAGCGGCGCAAAAGAATACTTTCTGACCCTTGAGAGAATAGTCTGCATGATCCTTCCCGGATATTCCGAGATCAAGGTGAAATACACATCCGCAGGAGGTTCCTCGAGCATCTTGAGCAGACCGTTCCTAGCTGAGGCATTTGCCTGTTCCAGCGATTCGATTATAATGAATCGCTTCTGTGATCGGGCACTGGTTTCGTTTATCCATTCCTCCAGGGCCCTCACTTGATTCACGGTAATGGTGGTATTCCGCTTTGCAGAGAGAAACAGGGGCTTCAATGCAGAACGGAGGGCTTGGGCGATTGCCTTTGCCTCCTTTTCCGTGATATCGGATTTCAAAGCTGAGAGATCCATCAGCAAATCATTCACCAATGAGGCATTGTCATAGTTGGCACTCTGTGCCTGCGTCTGGGAACCGCTCATCAGCGACCCATGGTACTGAAGCAGAAAAACACGGGTATTTCGTATCAAGAAACGCCTGGAGAAATCATTGCGCAACCGAATAAAGCTGTTGATCGCTGTCTCGATTACCCTGTTGTGGTCACGCTGGCTCACGATAACCAGGTTGGTGGTTGTCAGCAACTCGAATTTCCTGCAACTATCGCATCTGCAGTGTTCGCTCCTGTCCCCCTGGCAGGAAAGGATCCTCGCAGTCTCGAGGGCTGTAGTCATTCGCAGGCTGTAACGGTTCCCCCCGAAGAGGTTTACCTGGCTGAAGGTTTCCCCCCCGATCTGGTTTGCGAGCTGGGTAGCTATCTCTCTCTGGCTTTCATAGAGGCTCTCAAACATGTGCGCTACTTACCTGGGTTGTTATCCAATCGACGGTCTCGGGGACCAAGGGGCGAACAAAGCGCAGTACAAACTGACTAGCATCCAGATATTTACTGACATTGAAGGTATCCTGCAATTCAAGGACATAGAGGATAATGCTCAAAAGCACCAACATCTCAAACACGCCCCAGACGAATCCCAGCAGCGAGTTGACCGGCCTGAGCCCGATACCTTCCAATGCAGATTCCAAGAGGTTGCCGACGAAACGCAAGGTCCCGTACCCAACCAAGAAAAGGAAGACAAAGGAGAAGAGGCTCGCAACAAAAAGGGGAAGCCCGAAAGATTCCACCAGCAGTTCCGAGAGGATCTTGGTAAACATGAGCCCTATGGCAAAACCCGCGAGGAACCCTGCCCTATGGGAGAAGGAGTCGGCAAAACCGTTCAAGGTTCCCCCGATACCACCTACGATTGCAAGGGTACATACAATGATGTCGATCGAATTGAAATAGACAGAACCTATCGTTAATCCCCAATCCATATTGTTCATCTCCTTTTTATATAATTGCCTTCGACCTGATGACCGAGGCTATTATCTGCTGTGAATCGGCAATTGCCATTTCTTTGATATGTTGTGAAAGGATACTTCGTTTCTCACTATTCTCCAACAGGTAGGTAACAGCTTCTAGAAAATTTTTCGCATCGACTGCAGATTCGAGCACTACCGCTGCCGTGTTTGCCTTCAAGAGAGAGGCATTGGCAATCTGGTCCCCTCTCGACCCCAAAGAAAGCGGTACTATGATGCTGGGACAACCGAAATAGGCCAATTCGCTGAGCGCCCCTGCCCCGCCGCGTGAGACTACCAGGGTGCTTTCACGGTACAGGCAAGCCATGTCGTCGCCGACCATGTCGACAGCCAGGTAGTTTTTGTGTTTCAGTTCCATGAAATCACGTTTTCCACACTGGTGGTAGACAAAGGCTTTCTCGCACAGGGCATCGAGGTTTTCCCTCACCAGGGCATTTATCTGCATAGCACCCTGGCTCCCCCCCATGACAAACACCAAAGGGAGGTCCGAACTGAGGGACAACCGTTCCCGAATTGAAAAAGTGCTCGCTTGCAGCAGGGCT
The sequence above is a segment of the Sphaerochaeta pleomorpha str. Grapes genome. Coding sequences within it:
- a CDS encoding ATP-dependent DNA helicase; amino-acid sequence: MTKTDIYGIFDKGGTLEQRFPSYEYREGQLLMADLVRESYDSNAIVAIEAGTGIGKSFAYLVPALYNAMQNTDERTVIATSTINLQKQLFEKDIPMLFKLLNLSCKVALAVGRGNYLCIQRFVQVRSDASLLAQDPDSELYQLSQWANETETGLRSDYPNRLGEIWSEICCDGDLCPAHKCSYFHDCFFFKAKQKAKEAKIIVSNHHLLFTDAHSRYESNIEYTEEAVLPPYNRLIIDEAHNIEQNASDYFTAEYDSKEMLRQIGWIERSGRYSSHSLLEQLGQYAQDPDLIDRIHDDIHLLLQEVGTLDQFLLAVFNKNDFQPVLIKAEQQHRLSGFVEQATKVAQASGRLAAKINAFLEHNKAPEELDGKITELKVRGTRIASLSEVLSHFCDFTSWGDDIHWFNAESYRNTKNVQVMITPLSIAPLLVESVFKKLDTVVCTSATLDLNDNFAFWGSRVGLPYDEIRPYHSESFSSPFDYKNRLLLLTPSDAPLLTKDNEEQYVSYMCETIFSSIRSAGGGSLVLFTSYSMLQKVKERLAPRFAQEKMELLCQRDMDRYTLLNKFISDKDSTLFATSSFWEGVDAPGDTLRMVIIVKLPFNVPTDPVFKARCEAIDKNGGSGFFQLALQEATMKLKQGFGRLMRNTGDTGVVLILDSRVMTKSYGVYMMRSLPESYHPDTETSGICDKIENFLYAD
- a CDS encoding sigma-54-dependent transcriptional regulator, whose amino-acid sequence is MKRTILICDDEKNIRSGLAMAMELEGYATFAAEDGAVAWDYLNKHDIDLVITDLRMPNLSGEALLKKIVSAYPRLPVVILTGHGTIETAVEAMRMGAVDFFTKPVDLDRLTLVVKKSLSNNDLYAEHEELKKEVAQLKARNKYDRIIGKSQKMVNLMDIVSQVAPTKASVLITGESGVGKELVADAIHELSNRSEGPFIKVHCAALTSSLLESELFGHEKGAFTGAVALKKGRFELADGGTIFLDEIGEIDASTQVKLLRVLQEKQFERVGGEKSVSVDVRIVCATNKDLQKEIEKGNFREDLYYRLNVVHLDVPPLRDRKEDIPLLMTSFLTYFNQENDKHIEGFAPAAKRALLAYDWPGNIRELRNCIESAVVLARSTIIEPDDLPPAVSKAENPALLSLEVGMTLEEAEKRLIVSSLALCGGNKTKAAEMLGIGRKTLHRKLQEYQIDQD
- a CDS encoding two-component system sensor histidine kinase NtrB; protein product: MNNFVHRAILKIDQLDTRQIVNLLKSQANDVEMLENVLESIQDGVILTDSNLIINYANSNCPSMVPMARKKNYEGLPLCKVLEDRQVAKYIILAVHNRAEDLDNEFTFQRGGKIQTIAITVSMYRSKELKDLSSYVIRFTDVTERNASEARLRRTENLASMTTMAAGVAHEIKNPLAAMGIHLQLLKKAFVRKTSLTLDDAQRYIDVLDEEINRLNSIVVDFLFAVRPMDTRLRLGSLEKTLKEICNFVEPELNEHKVTLVRDIATSLPRLEFDENLLKQALLNLIKNAMNAMENGGMLTLQARLDGNLVSIKIVDTGTGMSDETLLKIFEPYFTTKATGTGLGLTVVYKIMKEHKGDITVTSKLGEGTCFTLTFPVPRTERLALGNEPVTCVASSIEEVPDETDNPDLR
- a CDS encoding DNA polymerase III subunit delta' → MFESLYESQREIATQLANQIGGETFSQVNLFGGNRYSLRMTTALETARILSCQGDRSEHCRCDSCRKFELLTTTNLVIVSQRDHNRVIETAINSFIRLRNDFSRRFLIRNTRVFLLQYHGSLMSGSQTQAQSANYDNASLVNDLLMDLSALKSDITEKEAKAIAQALRSALKPLFLSAKRNTTITVNQVRALEEWINETSARSQKRFIIIESLEQANASARNGLLKMLEEPPADVYFTLISEYPGRIMQTILSRVRKYSFAPLRKKAVQALLAPFFLGDQEYDDLEQFFLQGGGLDLAEAKKQVSLVTDSLASNTYLGTEAFSALLAKVDENDSYEYLLKGILSSVEQQFIEGTVSYDRAHLLEALVSASLSNAQRFNQNKKLMFEALYYSMMEKQ
- a CDS encoding CvpA family protein encodes the protein MDWGLTIGSVYFNSIDIIVCTLAIVGGIGGTLNGFADSFSHRAGFLAGFAIGLMFTKILSELLVESFGLPLFVASLFSFVFLFLVGYGTLRFVGNLLESALEGIGLRPVNSLLGFVWGVFEMLVLLSIILYVLELQDTFNVSKYLDASQFVLRFVRPLVPETVDWITTQVSSAHV
- the murG gene encoding undecaprenyldiphospho-muramoylpentapeptide beta-N-acetylglucosaminyltransferase, with the translated sequence MIVGISRLCYTLPMLVCYTGGGTLGHILPALSVHEVLKEENGYRCFWIGREDEGERAAVEREGIAFHAIQSGKFRRYASVQNLSDGFRLFAAFFQALSILKKERPDILFSKGGFVSVPPVLAARVLHIPIVTHESDASPGLATKLIAPFASAICLGYESAGATLPQKKIVYSGNPIRTALLQASTFSIRERLSLSSDLPLVFVMGGSQGAMQINALVRENLDALCEKAFVYHQCGKRDFMELKHKNYLAVDMVGDDMACLYRESTLVVSRGGAGALSELAYFGCPSIIVPLSLGSRGDQIANASLLKANTAAVVLESAVDAKNFLEAVTYLLENSEKRSILSQHIKEMAIADSQQIIASVIRSKAII